In Vicia villosa cultivar HV-30 ecotype Madison, WI unplaced genomic scaffold, Vvil1.0 ctg.000009F_1_1_3, whole genome shotgun sequence, the following are encoded in one genomic region:
- the LOC131621512 gene encoding 18 kDa seed maturation protein-like, with product MEKTKETAANIGASAKSGLEKTKANVQEKTEKLTAHNPMEKKLATQKKNERVAQAELDKQAARNHNAAATAGNTLGQGRHHTTGTGGNPNATGHGTGATHHH from the coding sequence atggagAAGACCAAAGAAACAGCTGCTAACATCGGTGCTTCAGCCAAATCTGGTTTGGAGAAGACCAAAGCTAACGTCCAAGAGAAGACTGAGAAGTTGACGGCACATAATCCCATGGAAAAGAAGTTGGCAacacagaagaaaaatgaaagggtTGCCCAGGCTGAGCTAGATAAGCAGGCGGCGCGTAATCACAACGCTGCGGCAACGGCGGGGAACACCTTGGGGCAGGGTCGACACCACACCACTGGTACTGGCGGAAATCCAAATGCCACTGGGCATGGAACTGGCGCTACTCACCACCATTGA